TATCAGTCGGGTTTTTGGAAGAGCGTTTGGCAGAACTGTCTACGTGGACGACTTGCTCCGAATCAGAGCAACCAAGTTTCGCACACCATCTTGTGAGATCGACGAGGTCTGCCTGTTGGCAGTATTTTTGATGATCTGGCGGCGTATCAAGTTGTCACGCCATTGATTTCGAAACTGCCGATTGTACACACCGGCAATCCCGTATCCGGGCAAGATTCGAATCATCTTGGCAGCCGTGACCTCGACAAATCCTTTCGCAAGGAATCGGCCACGTTCCACAAGGCGTGGAACAACAGGGAGATGCGATAAAGCGCGATTGTAGCAGTCGAGGCCGACGAAATGCAACGGCGCCGCTATGGCTTGTGCCGCCAACGGTGTCGCTAACTGTGCAACATTGAGGGCGTCGGCTTCATTGAGGTTGCTTCGATGCTGGAGAAAACTTGCCACATACTCAGGTAGCACGAAACTAGAGCCGATTACGGTGAAATCCCGTGCCATCCAGAGTCCATACGAGACGCGCGGGACGCTGGTCGCCGCCGCATTGCCAAACATTTTAGCGTACGCTCGATCACGGATCAACGACGCCGATGTATTGACGGCGGTAGTTCCCAGAAAGACAACCGTGTTCGTGTTTGGCTTTGCCGGTGCTGCTGAAGAGATTGCGTCGGAATTGTTACGATAGTGGTCTCGGACGAATTGGTAGTCTTGGTGTTCGGTCAACGTGCGGATCATGTTGACCGCTGTATACGTGGAAGCGTACGTCATCCACATCCATAAAAAAGTAGGACTCTTTACAAAGGCGAAGGGGTGTCTACTCATGGCTGTGGCACTCTCCGTTGCACTTTGTAGCAGCGTATGCGAATTTGCCGATCGTTGCACCATAGCTTTGTCGATAATGGTAAGAAAAGGAGACACACAAGCCGTTACACCAATGGCCACCAAGAAGTCACCCAGTAATTTTTCTCCCAAATTCAATGGCATACTGACTTTTGGATGCCGAATCGTTGTCTGATTGGGCCACGTTACCGCAAACTGTCGCGTCTTTTGCGGCAAATACTCATGAAAGGGGACGATTGGTCCCACCGACAGAAAATCACTGCTGTCGGCTAATGTCAGTACAGGTGCGTCCCTTTTCGTTGGCAGCGCCCTCGGATatgaaggaaaaggaaatgtgGGGTCTATCATTGCTTTCCTTCTTTGCTAGTGAGAAGGAGTGAAACCGTGAGCACGTGGGATGAAAAGCAAGAAGAACAACATCAGTTCAATGGAGAGCCGGCGGACCACCCGGGTCAGTGGCGATCTATGCGATGTTCTGTCCGCATCAGCAATCTTTTGGATTGGCTCTACCGTAACCTTGCTCGTACCTATTCTGGTTCGTCAGGTCGTCTATGTATTTGATTGAGTATGTTAGAATATGGCGTTGACCCAAAATATTGCGCCGTTGGAAGCCCACTGGAAACCGACCCGAGACGTCTTTCGAGCCAATCCGAACCTCGTCGAGGAAAATGTGAGCAAGACTGGGAATGACTCGGAGTCTCGGAAGGTAATCATATGTTTTAACGTCATCCTGACGTTGCAGCTTACCATCAGATGTTTTTAATATGGGATGTGGACGTGGCGACTGCAACGAAGAATCATGTCACAAGAAACACTGAGAAATGTAAAGAAACACGACGTTACCTGAACCCAAAAAAACCATGTTCGATTGCACGTTCAAGATTCGCAAGCAGCCTCGAGAACAATCTCGCACAGTCAGTCAGCGTTCCACGAGTAACGACATCTAAAAAACAGCTCACGCTCACATAGATAGCATGATACTTGTAGTTACGGATTAACAGTAGCGTTTAAATTTTaagactcacagtcacagaAAATGCTGGGATCACTTTCCCAACACGACTCACAGTTATGGACTAGCTAGCAATAACCATTTGATAGCGTTGGTCTTTTTCAGCTCCCTGTCAGCTAATATTACATGAAACACAATGCAGTAGTGACTTTCTAAGGAGCATTTAATGTACAAATTTTAACGCTTCTCCCGATTTTGAAGCCGATACGTATACGTATGCAGTCCTTGACAGACGTTGCCGTCTTAGGACGACTGTTGCTTGCTGCGAATCAAGGCGACGAGTTGTCGAATGGATGCGGGCGAAAGTTCTTCCCTTCGCGAGCGTTCCACTTGTCGCTGGATAAGATAGTCGCGCCATTGGGCCTTCCAGCGTTTGTTGTATACTCCACCAATACCGTAGCCGGGCAAGATGCGAGCCATGCGGGCACCGACGACCCCAATCACGTTTTGCTGCAGCACGCGCCATCGATCTAGTACGCGTAGGTTCCACGGAGTCTGTGGTGACAAGGGTCGGTTGTAACAATCCAGGCCCAAAAAGTGCAACGGTCCCGCAATAGTTTGTGCGAGGATGGGCGTTCCCAGCTGGGATAGCGCCTGAACCCTCGAAGGCTCCATTTCAACGTGATGCGACGCCCAAGCAGCCACGTACTCGGGAAGAATAAAGGACGAGCCCACGACGGTAAAGTCTCGGGTCATCCACAATCCGTAGGATATGTTCGGGACAGCCTTGACCGAGTTGTTGCCAAAGAGCTTGGCGTAAGCCCTGTCCTTGACAAGCGAAGCTGTAGTATTCACCATAGTGGTACCGACAAAGATAGTGGCAGTGTTGCTACTGATAGCTGTGCACTTGGTCTTCGCAGTGTTTTCGTTGTAGCTACCGTTACTTTGCTGATCGAGGGTATCATTCGTCTTCGAATCCCGTTGATAGTCGTAGTGTTCCGTGACGGTGTGCAGCATGTTGGCGGCACTGTAGGTACTGGCATAAGTCATCCACATCCAAAGATAGGTCGGTGATTTGAGGTAGGCCCCGGGTCGTTGTGCTACGGCGACACAGGTCTCCCACGCTGATTGCCCGAGGGTGTGCGATCCGTTGGACCGCTGGACCAAGGCCTTGTCGACGACCGTCAGAAACGGCGATACCAGCGCCGTGACGGCGGTGGCTACAAGGACGTCGCCTACAATCTTCTCCCCGAGATTCGTGGGCCAGGAGAGCGCTGGGTCTTCACTTGCTTCACTTGAGCTGTGCGAGGGAAGACGAATGAGAGGTGGAACAAAGACGGGATAGCATGGTTTACTGATGGGGGAAATCATCGTGACCAAGCTGGTCGACGCGAGTAAAAATTCCGTGCGCGCGGCGATGCTGGTACTGGATAGGATCGTTGATGGTGAATGCGTCGACGGGCTCGTCGTGAGTTGTTCATGGCGAGGTAAATGAGCGTTAGAGCTGGCGCTGAGTCGATTCGGCATGATGGGTTGAAGTTGGGGATAGACAACGAAATCTTTCGCGAGAACCGTGAACGAAATATAGTTGCGGAAAAGAGATCTGACCGACAACGCTGTGGATATGGTCTGTCCTCTCGAATTGATCTAGTGCCGTGCACTTCTAAACCCCGTGGCAAGGAATCACAATCCTGATCATGTATACGAGTATGAGAGATGAAGCTCTACCACTCCAAAGATTTCGCGACAATAAGAACAGCTTGACAAGGAAAGGAGGACGTGGTCACTTGACTTGAATTCAATAGTGCTGTCACGTTTGCCGGCAGATC
This is a stretch of genomic DNA from Phaeodactylum tricornutum CCAP 1055/1 chromosome 24, whole genome shotgun sequence. It encodes these proteins:
- a CDS encoding predicted protein — its product is MIDPTFPFPSYPRALPTKRDAPVLTLADSSDFLSVGPIVPFHEYLPQKTRQFAVTWPNQTTIRHPKVSMPLNLGEKLLGDFLVAIGVTACVSPFLTIIDKAMVQRSANSHTLLQSATESATAMSRHPFAFVKSPTFLWMWMTYASTYTAVNMIRTLTEHQDYQFVRDHYRNNSDAISSAAPAKPNTNTVVFLGTTAVNTSASLIRDRAYAKMFGNAAATSVPRVSYGLWMARDFTVIGSSFVLPEYVASFLQHRSNLNEADALNVAQLATPLAAQAIAAPLHFVGLDCYNRALSHLPVVPRLVERGRFLAKGFVEVTAAKMIRILPGYGIAGVYNRQFRNQWRDNLIRRQIIKNTANRQTSSISQDGVRNLVALIRSKSST
- a CDS encoding predicted protein is translated as MPNRLSASSNAHLPRHEQLTTSPSTHSPSTILSSTSIAARTEFLLASTSLVTMISPISKPCYPVFVPPLIRLPSHSSSEASEDPALSWPTNLGEKIVGDVLVATAVTALVSPFLTVVDKALVQRSNGSHTLGQSAWETCVAVAQRPGAYLKSPTYLWMWMTYASTYSAANMLHTVTEHYDYQRDSKTNDTLDQQSNGSYNENTAKTKCTAISSNTATIFVGTTMVNTTASLVKDRAYAKLFGNNSVKAVPNISYGLWMTRDFTVVGSSFILPEYVAAWASHHVEMEPSRVQALSQLGTPILAQTIAGPLHFLGLDCYNRPLSPQTPWNLRVLDRWRVLQQNVIGVVGARMARILPGYGIGGVYNKRWKAQWRDYLIQRQVERSRREELSPASIRQLVALIRSKQQSS